Proteins co-encoded in one Gleimia hominis genomic window:
- a CDS encoding sensor histidine kinase: MTLTIAATIAGLGVLVGLAAATAFYRSERHFRATPTADTAPTEVAGINPEVLSVLETIEAMSIIVGPRGHILRADARAYTFGLATGDDLTDQRLLKIVEQVRRTGIAQEHEVTFTPIVSPQVRMFFLVTVAALHGGKILIMAKDLTKERRIEAMRTDFTANVSHELKTPVGALQLLAETIYAHADDPQAVQTFAPKMITEANRLTSLVSDIVMLSKLQEVDVLTHAEPTHLDQVVADALETHRTAAKQRDIELQVDVSDHPLVWAVPELLTTAVRNLIDNAIRYSPEHTTVTIRTGTRSEVGVVSVEDEGVGISQADCERIFERFYRVDKGRSRSTGGTGLGLSIVKHTMRDHGGRVRVKSAPGEGSTFTLELPLAHVRSRAETTASATQIDNGPEDTRHLESAQVPATAGSPRVREAL; the protein is encoded by the coding sequence TTGACTTTAACTATCGCAGCAACAATCGCGGGGCTAGGTGTACTTGTGGGGCTGGCGGCCGCCACAGCCTTCTACCGTTCTGAAAGACATTTTCGCGCCACCCCCACAGCCGATACTGCGCCCACAGAAGTTGCGGGGATTAATCCTGAGGTCCTGTCGGTTCTCGAAACTATTGAAGCCATGTCCATTATTGTTGGTCCGCGCGGCCATATTTTGCGGGCGGATGCGCGGGCGTACACGTTCGGGTTGGCAACTGGTGATGACCTTACGGACCAGCGGCTACTAAAGATTGTGGAACAGGTTCGCCGCACCGGGATTGCACAGGAGCACGAGGTTACGTTCACTCCGATTGTGAGCCCCCAGGTGCGCATGTTCTTTTTAGTCACCGTTGCAGCACTGCACGGTGGAAAAATCCTCATAATGGCAAAAGATCTTACGAAGGAACGTCGGATCGAAGCTATGCGCACGGACTTCACCGCAAATGTCTCTCACGAACTGAAAACGCCGGTGGGGGCATTGCAGCTGCTGGCGGAAACGATTTACGCGCACGCTGACGACCCGCAAGCCGTGCAGACGTTTGCGCCGAAAATGATTACGGAAGCGAACCGGCTCACCAGTTTGGTGTCTGACATTGTGATGCTTTCAAAGCTGCAGGAAGTGGATGTGCTAACGCACGCGGAACCGACGCATCTTGACCAGGTGGTAGCGGATGCGCTCGAAACGCATCGCACGGCCGCTAAACAGCGCGACATTGAACTGCAGGTGGATGTCAGTGATCACCCACTGGTGTGGGCGGTGCCGGAACTATTGACTACCGCGGTGCGCAACCTGATTGATAATGCGATCCGGTACTCACCGGAACACACGACCGTCACTATCCGCACCGGTACCCGTAGCGAAGTTGGGGTTGTGAGTGTTGAAGATGAGGGCGTGGGGATCTCCCAAGCAGACTGTGAACGCATTTTTGAACGCTTCTACCGCGTAGATAAGGGCCGGTCCAGATCCACCGGAGGTACCGGGCTGGGCCTGTCCATTGTGAAGCACACGATGCGCGACCACGGTGGGCGTGTTCGTGTGAAGAGTGCGCCCGGTGAAGGTTCCACGTTCACGCTCGAACTACCACTCGCGCACGTGCGCAGCCGAGCGGAAACAACCGCGTCTGCCACGCAGATAGATAATGGTCCTGAGGACACTCGCCACCTCGAAAGCGCCCAGGTTCCCGCTACCGCTGGTTCACCACGGGTTAGGGAGGCGCTGTGA
- a CDS encoding response regulator has translation MSTIVVVEDEDSLRTPLAFNLRKDGYDVVEFATGLEALELLEKSEPALVLLDLMLPDISGTEVCRRLRKFSNVPVIMVTAKTEVVDRVVGLEIGADDYVTKPYSYRELLARIRALLRRNTASTTQESTDEVLEAPGIQMFVDRHEVIIHGESTHLPLREFELLELFLRNANRVLTRSQILSLVWGSDYMADSKTLDVHIRRLRARIEADSKHPKILKTVRGLGYRLVT, from the coding sequence GTGAGCACAATAGTTGTGGTGGAAGATGAGGATTCGCTGCGCACTCCCCTGGCGTTTAACCTGCGTAAAGACGGTTATGACGTAGTCGAGTTCGCTACCGGGCTTGAGGCCCTCGAGTTGCTCGAAAAGAGTGAACCTGCCCTAGTGCTGTTAGACCTCATGCTGCCCGACATTTCAGGTACGGAAGTGTGCCGCCGGCTGCGCAAGTTCTCAAACGTGCCCGTGATAATGGTGACCGCTAAAACCGAAGTGGTGGACCGGGTGGTGGGCCTCGAAATTGGGGCTGATGACTACGTAACGAAACCATATTCATATCGCGAGCTTCTAGCTCGAATCCGCGCGCTCCTCCGCCGAAATACTGCGAGCACCACCCAAGAAAGCACCGACGAAGTGCTGGAAGCCCCGGGGATACAAATGTTCGTGGACCGCCACGAAGTGATCATCCACGGGGAAAGCACGCACTTACCGCTGCGAGAGTTTGAGCTTCTAGAACTATTCTTACGGAACGCAAACCGCGTGCTGACGCGCTCACAAATACTGTCCCTAGTGTGGGGTTCGGACTACATGGCGGATTCGAAAACGCTGGACGTGCACATCCGCCGCTTGCGTGCGCGGATTGAAGCTGATTCCAAACACCCGAAAATTCTTAAAACAGTGCGCGGACTGGGCTACCGGCTAGTAACCTAA
- a CDS encoding NUDIX hydrolase, translating to MRDTALSPSDLKLGVRVSPQDLQVLLVHRPRYDDWSWPKGKSDLDETLPVAGVREVEEETGVPVDLAAPLLTQRYRLGSGQTKEVYYWVGTATEHPGVLRTRLPVTPAPSSEIDESRWVAAEQARSMLTRRGDRRLLTDVIAKAQAGTLRTMTVILARQGSLDASREVPASERQLSRLGVAQSRQFVDMLSSFGVRRALSAPRRACQETLLPYAHTAGLSLPVADELEAGEGEAVMRKLLGTPGSPLVVCAPRRALSGLLKPIREITPHSMMRKVPVKEPFLRSGQLLVAHIGYPDGQAQLIDVSYHRALRGS from the coding sequence GTGCGAGATACCGCTCTTTCGCCGAGTGATCTGAAACTGGGGGTGCGCGTGTCCCCTCAAGATCTGCAGGTACTGCTGGTACACCGACCGCGGTACGACGACTGGTCGTGGCCAAAAGGTAAAAGTGATTTAGATGAGACGTTACCGGTTGCGGGCGTTCGGGAAGTGGAAGAAGAAACGGGGGTGCCGGTAGATTTAGCGGCCCCACTGTTGACGCAACGCTACCGGCTTGGGTCTGGGCAAACGAAAGAAGTGTACTACTGGGTTGGGACCGCCACGGAGCACCCCGGGGTGTTGCGCACGCGCCTTCCGGTGACCCCGGCGCCCTCAAGCGAAATCGATGAAAGCCGGTGGGTAGCTGCGGAGCAGGCCCGGTCTATGTTGACGCGGCGTGGTGACCGACGGTTGCTGACTGATGTGATCGCCAAGGCGCAGGCGGGGACGCTGCGGACGATGACGGTTATTTTAGCTCGCCAGGGTTCTTTGGACGCGTCGCGGGAAGTGCCGGCGTCGGAGCGGCAACTGTCCAGGCTGGGGGTGGCGCAGTCTCGCCAGTTTGTGGATATGCTGTCGAGCTTTGGGGTGCGGCGCGCACTTTCGGCCCCGCGGCGGGCGTGTCAAGAGACGTTGCTTCCGTATGCGCACACAGCTGGGTTGTCGTTGCCTGTTGCGGACGAATTAGAAGCCGGTGAGGGGGAAGCGGTGATGCGCAAACTGCTGGGTACTCCCGGTTCACCACTGGTGGTGTGTGCGCCGCGGCGGGCACTGTCGGGGTTGTTGAAGCCGATCCGGGAGATCACGCCGCATTCGATGATGCGGAAAGTACCGGTTAAGGAACCGTTCTTGAGGTCTGGGCAGCTGCTAGTGGCGCACATTGGGTACCCCGATGGGCAAGCGCAGCTGATTGACGTTTCGTACCACCGGGCCCTGCGGGGAAGCTAA